A single Aminobacterium mobile DSM 12262 DNA region contains:
- a CDS encoding PhzF family phenazine biosynthesis protein, with the protein MKKHEFYIVDVFGEKKYAGNPLAVVRDAGDLSTEDMLEIAREMNYSETSFILHDKPLNGGYPVRIFTPAGEVPFAGHPTLGTAAVIIRELAPGNPNSIALSLKAGLIQVRREEHLFIMEQNTPEFGPIYPPEDLVSVLGVTSDAIMEEYPVQWVSTGLPTIIVPFRRRDVLSRVRLDRDAYDAFIQRTGKVLILAFCPEPVHSSNHLHVRVLAPCFGVEEDPATGSGAGCLASYLVRHRFLESSSIENVRVEQGYAVHRPSLLFISAKDSGGQIRVWVGGNVIPVAKGELI; encoded by the coding sequence TGTTTTTGGGGAGAAGAAATATGCAGGCAATCCCTTAGCTGTAGTTCGCGATGCAGGAGATCTCTCTACCGAGGATATGCTGGAAATTGCCAGAGAGATGAACTACTCGGAGACAAGTTTTATCCTTCACGATAAACCTCTTAACGGCGGTTATCCAGTTCGGATATTCACACCTGCAGGGGAGGTCCCTTTCGCTGGTCACCCTACTTTGGGGACAGCTGCTGTTATTATAAGAGAGTTAGCACCTGGGAATCCAAATTCTATTGCCCTGAGCCTCAAGGCAGGACTTATTCAGGTGAGACGGGAAGAGCATCTGTTTATTATGGAGCAGAATACGCCAGAATTTGGTCCGATCTACCCTCCAGAAGATCTAGTGTCGGTGTTGGGTGTCACATCAGACGCTATAATGGAAGAGTACCCTGTACAGTGGGTTTCTACAGGGTTGCCTACGATTATTGTCCCTTTTCGGCGGCGGGATGTTTTGAGTCGTGTACGTTTGGATAGAGATGCATATGATGCTTTCATCCAAAGGACAGGGAAGGTATTAATTCTCGCTTTTTGTCCTGAACCGGTACATTCTTCAAATCATCTTCACGTTCGGGTTTTGGCTCCTTGTTTTGGTGTGGAGGAAGATCCTGCGACTGGAAGTGGGGCAGGATGTTTGGCGTCCTATTTGGTCCGTCACCGATTCCTGGAATCTAGCAGCATAGAGAATGTACGAGTAGAGCAAGGCTATGCAGTTCATCGGCCATCTCTTTTATTTATTTCCGCAAAAGATTCCGGAGGTCAGATTCGAGTATGGGTGGGGGGCAATGTGATCCCTGTCGCTAAAGGAGAACTTATTTAA